CCGTCCTCGCGCCGTCCGCGCTGTCCCTGCTGGCGACCACGTTCACCGAACCGAGGGAGCGCGGGAAGGCGTTCGGCATCTACGGCACGCTGGCGGGCAGTGGCGCGGCGGTCGGTTTCATCGTCGGCGGTGTGCTCACGGAGTACCTGAACTGGCGCTGGTGCCTGTACGTCAACGTCCCCATCGCCGTCGCCGCCGTGATCGGCGCCTTCGTGCTGCTGCCCGACCGCCCCGGCACCACCGGCGCCCGCCTCGACGTGCCCGGCGTGTTCCTGGGCTGCGGCGGCCTGGTCGCGCTGGTCTACGGCTTCAGCGAGGCGCAGCCCCGCGGCTGGACCGATCCGCTGGTGCTGGCGCTGTTCGCCGCGGGCGTCCTGCTGCTGGTGGTCTTCGTGTGGTGGCAGGCCCGGGCGTCGAGCCCGCTGCTGCCGCTGCACGTGATCCGGGACCGCAACCGCGCCGGCTGCTTCCTGACGATGATGCTGGCCGTCATCGGCATGTTCGGGATGTTCCTGTTCATGACCTACTACCTCCAGGAGATCCTGGGCTACTCCCCCGCCAGGACCGGCTTGGCCTTCCTGCCGATGACGATCATGATCGTCATCGGCTCCACCCAGATCTCGGCCCGGCTGCTGCGCCACGTGGGCCCGCGCATGCTGATGGTCCCCGGCATGCTCCTCGCCTGCGGCGGCATGGTGATCCTCACGCAGATGACCGTGGACTCCCGGTACGCCACCGAGCTCCTGCCCGCCCTGCTGCTGATGGGCCTCGGCATGGGCCTGACCTTCATGCCGGTCTTCTCCACCGCCACCGCCGGGGTCGCCCCGCGGGACTCCGGCGTCACCTCGGCGACGGTCAACACCTCGCAGCAGGTGGGCGGCTCGATCGGCACGGCGCTGCTGAACACGATCGCGACCAGCACCGGCGCGTCCTACATCGCCTCCCACCTCACCGACCCGTCCGGGCGGGCGCAGGTCGTGCGGGAGGGCATCGTCCACGGCTACACCGTCGCCATCTGGCTGGCCGCCGGCATCATGCTGCTGGCGGCCCTGGTCGCGGGCCTGATGGTGACCGCCAAGGCCCCGAAACACGGCGTCCCGGCCGACCGGCCGGTGCCGGAACCGGTGGCCTAGGGGGAAGGGGCCCCGCCGGCCGCGGGGCCCCTGCGAGCGCCCGGCCGCGGGCGGCGGGCGTCCCCCTCGCGTCCGGCCACGGGGCCCCTGCGAGCATCCGGCCGCGGGCGGCGGGCGTCCCCCTCACCACGCGGCGCGGGTTCGACAGGGCCCCACCGGCGCGGGGGTGGGCCCGGAGGGGAGCCGCCGGGTGGCGGGCCGGGGTCAGGCGCGGGGGCAGAGCCGCCGGGTGGCGGGCTGGGTCAGGCGCGAGGGCGGGCCCGGCGGGGAGCCGCCGGGTGGCGGGCCGGGGTCAGGCGCGGCCGGAGACGCGGTCCGCGATGCGGGCCAGGCGGGAGGAGCCGGCGCTGCGGGTGGTGCGTTCGCGCCGGTCCGCCTCGCGGTAGACCGCGTACATGCCCTGCACGCCGAGCCAGCGCAGCGGCTCCGGTTCCCAGCGGCGTACCCGGTGGCCGACCCAGGGCAGGTCGGTGAGGCCGGTGCGGCCGCCCTGGCCCGAGTCCCGCTGGACCAGGTCGCGCAGGGTGCGGGCGGCGAGGTTGGCGGTGGCGACGCCGGAGCCGACGTAGCCGCCCGCCCAGCCGAGGCCCGTCGAACGGTCCAGGGTGACGGTCGCGCACCAGTCGCGGGGCACGCCGAGGACTCCCGACCAGGCGTGCTCGATCCGCAGTCCGTCCAGGGCGGGGAAGAAGCGGACCAGGATCTCCCGCAGCGCCTCGACCGTCTCCGCCCGGGTGGTGCCGTCGTTGTCGGTGCGGGAGCCGAAGCGGTACGGCACCCCGCGCCCGCCGAGCGCGATCCGGCCGTCGGCGGTGCGCTGGGCGTACATGTAGGCGTGCGCCAGGTCGCCCAGGGTCTCGCGGCCCGTCCAGCCGACCGCCTCCCACTGCTCGTCGGTCAGCGGCTCGGTGGCGATCATCGACGAGTTCATGGGCAGCCAGGTCCGCCGCTGGCCCTTGAGCGAGGCGGTGAAGCCCTCGGTGCAGCGCAGCACGTACGGCGCGCGGACGGTGCCGTAGGGGGTCACCGCGTGCCGGGGGCGGATCTCCGTGACCGGCGTCGACTCGTGGAGGGTGACGCCGAGGCGCTCGACGGCCGCCGCGAGGCCCTTCACCAGCTTCACGGGGTGCAGCCGGGCCCCGTGCGGGGTCCAGGTCGAGGCGACCGCGTCGGCGACCCTGATCCGCTCGGCCGTCTCCCGGGCGCCGTACAGCTCCCGGTCCTTCTCGCCGAACGCCAGCTCGGCCTCGTGGAAGGCCCTCAGCCGGGCCGCCTGCGCGGGTGTGCACGCCACTTCGAGCACCCCGCCCCGGTGGATGCCGGCGTCGATGCCCTCGGCCGCGGCGACCCGGATCACCTCGTCGACGGTGTCGTTCATCGCCCGCTGGAGCCGCACCGCCGCCTCGTGGCCGTGCAGCTTCGCGTACCGGTCGCGGCCCGCGACGCCGTTGTAGAGCCAGCCGCCGTTGCGGCCGGAGGCCCCGTAGCCGCAGAACTTCTGCTCCAGGACGGTGATCCGCAGGAAGGGCGCGGCCTGCTTCAGGTAGTAGGCCGTCCACAGGCCGGTGTAACCGCCTCCCACGATCACCACGTCCGCCGACGCGTCGCCGGCGAGGGGTTCGCGGGCCGCGGCCGGGAGCCCGTCGTCCGCGTACCAGAAGGAGATGCCACCGTTGACGACGCCACTGGTCGAGCTGCTCATGGCCTGGACGTTAGCCCTGGTGAACGGCGCCTGTCTCCTTCGGATTCCGTCGAATTCCCCGGCCCCGCGGCCCCCGGGAGCCGGAAAACGCCGTGCCCGCCGTGCCGCCCCCCGGGTAGCGTCGGCCGACGTGATCGACGTTCCGCAAGCGCTCGCCGCGTCGCAGGCGAAGTACAACGGGGAGGCGGGCCGCGCCTTCGTGGAAGGGCTGCCCGCGCTGGCGGCCGGATTCCTGGACCGCTGGGGGCTGCGCCTCGACGGGCCCTCGATGCACGGCTGGGCGGCCCTGGTACTGCCCGTGGTGCGCCGCGACGGCACACCGGCGGCACTGAAGCTCCAGATCCTCGACGAGGAGACCGAGGGCGAGCCCGTCGCCCTGCGGAGGTGGGACGGGGACGGGGCGGTACGGCTGCTCGACCACGACCCGGCCACCGGCACCATGCTCCTGGAGCGCCTGGACCCGCACCGGACACTCAGCCACGTCGAGGACTCCCGGGAGGCGGTCCTCGCCCTGGCCCGGCTGCTCGCCCACCTCACCGCCACCCCCGCGCCGCCCGGCGTGCGCCGCCTCGGCGACATCGCGCGGGGCATGCTGGAGCGGACGCCGTGGACGCTGGACCGCATCCCGGACCCGGCGGACCGACGCCTGGTCGCCGACTGCGCCGCCGCCGTGCGCGAGGTCGCGGACGAGCCCGGCGACCGGCTGCTGCACTGGGACCTGCACTACGAGAACGTCCTCGGCTCCGACCGGGCCCCCTGGCTCGCCATCGACCCCAAGCCGCTGGCCGGCGACCCCGGCTTCGACCTGCTGCCGGCCCTCGACAACCGCTACGACCCGGACGAGACGCGCTGGCGCTTCGACGCCATGACCGACGTCCTCGGCCTGGACCGGGAGCGGGCCCGGGCCTGGTCCCTCGGCCGCGTCCTGCAGAACAGCCTGTGGAACGTCGAGGACGGCGACCCGCTGGAGACCGCCCAGCTGGAGATCGGGCGGCTGCTGCGGGCACTCTGAGCGGTCGGGGGGAAGGCCGAGTCCCGGTCGGAGGGAGGCTGAGGCCCGGTCGGGGACACGGTCGTTCCCGTGGGGTGCATCCGCAGCCGGTCGTCCGCCGGCTGCTCGCCGAGACGGCGGACGGCAGCGGGCCGCGGCCCCCGGAGGGACGTCCGGCACCCGAGGGACGTCCGGCACCGGCCGAACCCCGGTCCTGGGCGGTGACGGGACCTCAGTCCTGCGCGGTGCCGGGGGTGCGGGGCGTGCCGGTGATGCCGGTGATGCCGATGGTGCCGTTCGTGCCTACGGTGCCGGTGGTGTCGGCGGTGCCGGTCGTGCCGTCGGGAGCTGGGTGGGCGTCGCGGCGCCGGCCACGGCCCAGCGCGTCGGGCAGCTCGGTCCTGCGGCGTATCCGCAGTTTCCGGTACGTGCTGGTGAGGTGTGTCTCCACGGTGCGCCGGGCCAGGTGCAGCAGTTCGGCGATCTCCGTGTTCGTACGGCCGTCGGCGGCCAGTTCGGCGATCCGGCGTTCGCTGCCGGTCAGCGCGCCCGAGCCGGTCCGGGCCGTCGCCGGACCCCGGGCGCCGCTTCCGCGCAGCGCCTGTCCGACCAGGGTGAGGAGCCGTTGGGCGCCCTTGCGTTCGGCCAGCTCCGCCGCCTCGCGCAGGCAGTCGCGGGCCCGGCCGCGTTCGCCGGCGGCGGTGAGCTGACGGCCCTGGGCGAGCAGCGCCGGGATCAGCTCCATGTCGGCGTCGGCGGGCGCGTCCCGCAGGGTCCGTACGGCCTCCTCGGCCAGCTCCAGACCGCGTCGCCCGCCGGTCGCGGTGCCCAGCACGCGCAGGGCGCGGCCCACCGTGCGGGGGGTGTTCCACACCCGGGCCAGCCGCAGTTCCTCCGTCGCCAGGGCCAGCGCCTCCTGGCCGCCGCCCAGCGCCAGCCGGCACTCCGCGACCGCCGTCCGCCACGGGGTGACGACCGGGCTGACGACCTCGCGGGCGGTCTGGCGCCGTCCGCACTCCAGGAAGTCGTGGAGCGCGCCCGCCGGGTCGCCGGTGGCGGCGCGCAGCACGCCGCGGGCGTACAGGAAGCGGTTCAGTTCCCAGTTCTCCGGCACCGCACGCAGGTCGAACCGGTCGGCGAAGCGCCGCGCCTCGTCGGTGCGGCCGGTGTGGACGAGCGCCATCAGGACGTGGGCGTCCCGGTTGGAGGGGCCGGTGCGGGACGGCGAAGGGCGCCCCGGTCCGCCGTCGGCGGCGAGCAGACGGGCGTGGTCGCCGCGGGCCGCGGCGATGTCCGCGCGGGTGTTGAGGAGCGCGTGCTGCATCGGGTGCAGCAGGGCGGGGTGCTGCCCGGCCAGGCCGCGTTCCACGAGCCGGTCCGCCTCGTCGAGTTCATCGGCCCACTGGGCGACCGCGGCGGCCGTGCCCAGCAGGAAGGGCTCGGCGAGCGGGTCGGTGGGCTGTGCCAGCAGGGCCCGCACGCGGGTCATCGCCTCCTCGGCGGAGATCAGCGCGGCCGTCGCCGCGTACCGCACGAGCAGGGCCTGTCCGGCGGTGCCCACCAGCTCCGGGGAGTTCGCGCCGGTCTCGCACAGCGACCGGTACACCTCCTGCCGGGTCGCCAGGTCCTCGTCGGACAGCAGCGCGCCGGCGGTCTGCACGGTGCGGGTGAGCCCCGGGTGGCCGGACAGCCTCCCCTCCGTGCGGCGCAGCACCTCCATGGCGGTACGGATCTCGCCGCGGCCGGCCAGGGCGGTGCCGAGGGCCACGGCCGTCCGGACCCGGTTGCGGGGGTCGGCCGGCAGGTGCTGGGCCTCGGCGAGCCGCGCGATGGCCGCCGGGGTGTCGGCCGACGCGTACTCCAGTGACCCCAGTTCGGTCAGCAGCCGCTGGCGGAGGTCGTCCGGCAGCGGTTCGTCCAGCACCCGGCGCAGATAGCCGACGGCGTCGTCGGGACGGGCGTCGTGCACGGCGACCGTGACGGCGTCGCGCAGGACGCGCAGCGCCCAGGGCAGGCCGACGGCGGGTGTCCGCAGGAGATGCCGGGCGACCGCCTCGACCCGGTCGCCCCGGCGCAGCATCACCTCCGCCGCGACCCGGTGTGCCGCCTCCCGCCGGGACCTCGGCCAGCCGGTGAGCACGGCGTCGCGCAACAGGGGGTGAGCGTAACGGGGTTGACCGGTGGCGTCCGGTCGCAGGAGGCCCAGCCGGGTCATGGCCGCGAGCCACCCGGCGACCCGGGCGGGGTCGGCGCCGGCCGCCTCGGCGAGCAGGAGGTGCCGCGCGTGCGGATCGCGCCCCCCGCCCCCCGCGTCCCACGCGTACCGGTCGCGTTCCGTGCGTCGCGGGTAGAGGTCCGGGCCCGGCGGTCCCGGGTGCTCGGGCGCCGGGACGGTGTCCCTCCCCGACGACGTGCCCGGGGACGTGGCGGCGGGGCCGGCCTCTCCGCGGGCGGCCGGCGGGACGGACGGGGCGTCCCGCGGGCCCGGCGGCCAGGCCTGCTCCAGCGTCGCGAGGCAGCGGGCCACGTCGACGGTCGCGGGGCCGGCGCCGCTCAGCCACCAGGAGACGGCCGCCGGGTAGGCCCCCGGGTACAGCGCGGCAGAGGTGTCGGGCAGGGGCGGGACGCCCTGGGCGGGCGGGAGTCCTACGGGGTGCGGGGCGCCGCCGGTGTGCGGGTCTCCGCCGACGTGCGGGTCTCCGGCGGCGTGCGGGTCGCCTTCAGCGCGCGGATCGTCCTCGGCGTACGGGACACCCTCGGCGTTCAGGACACCACCAGCGTGCAAGTCGCCCCCGGCGTACGGGACACCCCCGGCATACGGGACACCCTCGGCGTACGGGTCGCCCCCGGTGTGCGGGATGCCGCGCAGGTCGTCGAGGAGGGCGTGGAGCAGGAGGGGGCTGCCGGCGCCCGCCCGTACGCATTCCGCCGTCCAACCCGGTCCGGCGGCGGGGAAGGCGGCGCGGACCAGACCGGCCGCCGCCGCGTCGGAGAGCGGGGCGAGGGTGTGGGTGCGCACGAGGGACGGGGACAGGGCCTGGGTGAGTCCGGCGGGGCGCGGGTCGATGTCGTACTGGCTGCGCTCGGTGGCCACCAGCAGGACCGGTAATCGGTCCACGCGCCGGGCGGCCTCGACCAGCCAGCGGCGTGAGGAGTCGTCGGCCAGGTGCACGTCGTCCACGGCCAGCAGCAGGGGGCCCTCGGCCGCGTACGAGCGCAGCAGCCGCCACAGCCGGGCCGCGCTGCCGCGGTCGTCGCCGCCGGGCACCAGGTCCGTGAACTCCGAGACCGGGCCCAGGAGATGCAGGACCGTGGCCAGCGGCACCCCGGTGTCCTCGGGCGAGCAGCGGGCCCGCAGCACCCGCAGGCCGCGCTCGGCGGCGTGCCGGGCGGCGGCCTCCAGGACGGCGGTGCGGCCGGTGCCGGTGGCGCCGCGCAGCAGGACGAGGCCACCGGTGCCGGCCCGGGTGCGTTCGGTCTCGGCCGCGAGCAGTGCGAGAGCGTCGTCGCGTTCGCGGAGCGGTCCGGTCATCGCTGCCTCCCGTGCTGGATGATGCTCCCCCGGTCTGTGAGACGTGGCAATCGGCTCCGGGGTGGTGTGAAGTGGCCCACCTCACCCTCACCGCGGGCCTTCCCCCGTCGCCGCGACACGGCGCTGACCTGCCGCGACGCCCGCCCGATGGCCGGTCCGCCGGGCCGGCCGCGCTGGTCTCGTGGTGCGCCTCGTGGTCCTCCACGATTGCGCTCGCCCCAGCAGTCCCAGAAGTGTGGAAGACGCTCATCCGCCACCGGCCCGCGCCGGACGGCGGGCTTCTGAACAGGGGGGAAACGGTTGCTCAACTCACCCCGGACCACCATCACGTCCACCCTCGGCGCCGGCGGGGCCGTCGGCGTCACCGACCGGCGCGTCCCGGTGGCGGTGTCCGCTCCGGACCCGATCAGCCGCGAGGGCGCGGTCAGCCAGTTGCGCCGCCACCCCGAGATCGATCTGCGCGAGGAGTCCGGCCCCGGCACGGTGGCCCTCCTCATCGCGGACGCGCTCGACGAGGCGGCGCTCACCCGGCTGCGCCGGCTCGTGCGCAGCGAGGGCGCGCGCGCCGTGCTGGTGGTCGGCACGATCCGGGAGAGCGAACTGCTGGACGTCGTCGAGTGCGGCGTCGGTGCCATCGTCTGGCGGCACGAGGCCACCGCCCACCGGCTGGTGCAGGCGGTGCTGGCAGCCGCCCGCGGTGACGGGGACCTGCCCGCCGACCTGCTGGGCCGGCTCATCAGCCAGGTGGGCACGCTGCACCGGGGCGCGGCGGGCCGCCCCGGCGCCCCCTCGCTGGGGCTCGCACCCCGCGAGGTGGACGTCCTGCGACTGGTCGCCGAGGGTCTCGACACCGGTGAGATCGCCGGCAAGCTGTCCTACTCCGAACGGACCGTCAAGAACGTCATGCACGGGCTCACCACCCGGCTCCATCTGCGCAACCGCGCCCATGCCGTGGCCTATGCCCTGCGGGAAGGTTACATCTGACCGAACGGGCAATCGAATGCGGCCCCTTGGGGTCGCAGGGGCAGGCCGGCCTGCCCGGCCACCGTCCCCGGCGTGCCTGCGGGCCGGGCGGCGCCCGGGGCACGATCGATGACGCAGGGCGGCGGGCGGGACGGCAGGGCGGGAGCGCAAGGGTGATCCACGAGGTGGACGAGGTCCTCAAGAGCCTCCTCGGCGGCGGAGCGCTGACGGGCTCGGGCATCGACGTGTCCTTCGAGGCACCCACCCGTGACTGGGCGGCCCGGCGCAACGCCCCTGTGGTCAACGCCTATCTGTACGACATCCGCGAGGACGTGGCCCGGCGTCAGAGCGGCCGGGTCTCGGTGCGCGACGAGCGCGACATCGAGGTGCGGCGCCGCAGGCCCCCGCGCTGGTTCCGGCTGTCGTACCTGGTGACGGCCTGGACGAAGACCCCGCAGGACGAGCACCGGCTGCTGTCCGCCGTGCTGGCGACTCTGCTGCCGCGCGAGGTCCTGGCACCAGCCGAACTCCCGCCCGGCCTGCGGGCCCTGGAGCTGTCGATGCCGCTGACGGTGGCCGGCACCCAGACGGAGTCCCGTTCCCTCGCGGAGATCTGGTCCGCCCTCGGCGGCGAGCTGAAACCGTCCCTGGACCTGGTGGTGACCGTTCCCTTCCCCGCCTTCCCGGAGTACGACGCCGGGCCCCCGGTCACGGAGGGCGCGGTGGTCCGGGTGCGCGAACTGCCGGGCGAGCCGGCCCGGTCCGGCGAACGCTCCCACCGGCCCCACCAGGTGGCGGCCGCCCGCACCGCCCGCAAGGCCGCGGTCCCCCGCAAGGCCGCAGCCCCCCGCGAGGACCCGGCCGCCCGCGAGGACGCCGCGGACCGACGCGCGGACCGGCGGTGAACGCCTCCACCGGGGAGGCACCGGCAGCCGCCCCCGGCCCCGGCCCCGCGACCGCCGACCCACATGACCCGTACGACCCGCGTGACCCGCACGACCCGCACGACCCGCACGACCCGCACGACCCGCACGACCCGCACGCCGAGCCCGCGCACGCCCTGCTCGGCCGCCTGTCCGCGCTGCGGGAACGGGTGACCGCGCTGGTCGAGCACCGGGCCGCCGGCGACCCCACGGCCGAGGACCCGCTGCGCGGCCTGTACCTGTCCGACGACGCCGTGCGCCACCTGCTGCGTACCTGGCCGGCCGCCGGCACCCCCGGCGGCGCCGGTGCCGTTCCGCGGCCCGCCTCGGCCGACGGTCCCGCCGGTGCCGGTGCCGGTGCCGGTGACCGGCTGGCGCTGCTGGCCGGACGGACCGGGCTGACCGAGCTGGACACCGCCGTCCTG
This region of Streptomyces ambofaciens ATCC 23877 genomic DNA includes:
- a CDS encoding NAD(P)/FAD-dependent oxidoreductase, with amino-acid sequence MSSSTSGVVNGGISFWYADDGLPAAAREPLAGDASADVVIVGGGYTGLWTAYYLKQAAPFLRITVLEQKFCGYGASGRNGGWLYNGVAGRDRYAKLHGHEAAVRLQRAMNDTVDEVIRVAAAEGIDAGIHRGGVLEVACTPAQAARLRAFHEAELAFGEKDRELYGARETAERIRVADAVASTWTPHGARLHPVKLVKGLAAAVERLGVTLHESTPVTEIRPRHAVTPYGTVRAPYVLRCTEGFTASLKGQRRTWLPMNSSMIATEPLTDEQWEAVGWTGRETLGDLAHAYMYAQRTADGRIALGGRGVPYRFGSRTDNDGTTRAETVEALREILVRFFPALDGLRIEHAWSGVLGVPRDWCATVTLDRSTGLGWAGGYVGSGVATANLAARTLRDLVQRDSGQGGRTGLTDLPWVGHRVRRWEPEPLRWLGVQGMYAVYREADRRERTTRSAGSSRLARIADRVSGRA
- a CDS encoding aminoglycoside phosphotransferase family protein; this translates as MIDVPQALAASQAKYNGEAGRAFVEGLPALAAGFLDRWGLRLDGPSMHGWAALVLPVVRRDGTPAALKLQILDEETEGEPVALRRWDGDGAVRLLDHDPATGTMLLERLDPHRTLSHVEDSREAVLALARLLAHLTATPAPPGVRRLGDIARGMLERTPWTLDRIPDPADRRLVADCAAAVREVADEPGDRLLHWDLHYENVLGSDRAPWLAIDPKPLAGDPGFDLLPALDNRYDPDETRWRFDAMTDVLGLDRERARAWSLGRVLQNSLWNVEDGDPLETAQLEIGRLLRAL
- a CDS encoding helix-turn-helix transcriptional regulator; the protein is MLNSPRTTITSTLGAGGAVGVTDRRVPVAVSAPDPISREGAVSQLRRHPEIDLREESGPGTVALLIADALDEAALTRLRRLVRSEGARAVLVVGTIRESELLDVVECGVGAIVWRHEATAHRLVQAVLAAARGDGDLPADLLGRLISQVGTLHRGAAGRPGAPSLGLAPREVDVLRLVAEGLDTGEIAGKLSYSERTVKNVMHGLTTRLHLRNRAHAVAYALREGYI
- a CDS encoding MFS transporter → MSGTRTGEPAAPTHSDPRRWWGLVVIALAQLMVVLDATIVNIALPSAQRDLGMTDGNRQWVITAYTLAFGGLLLLGGRIADLVGRRRTFVIGLIGFAAASALGGAATTPAMLFGARALQGVFAAVLAPSALSLLATTFTEPRERGKAFGIYGTLAGSGAAVGFIVGGVLTEYLNWRWCLYVNVPIAVAAVIGAFVLLPDRPGTTGARLDVPGVFLGCGGLVALVYGFSEAQPRGWTDPLVLALFAAGVLLLVVFVWWQARASSPLLPLHVIRDRNRAGCFLTMMLAVIGMFGMFLFMTYYLQEILGYSPARTGLAFLPMTIMIVIGSTQISARLLRHVGPRMLMVPGMLLACGGMVILTQMTVDSRYATELLPALLLMGLGMGLTFMPVFSTATAGVAPRDSGVTSATVNTSQQVGGSIGTALLNTIATSTGASYIASHLTDPSGRAQVVREGIVHGYTVAIWLAAGIMLLAALVAGLMVTAKAPKHGVPADRPVPEPVA
- a CDS encoding DUF4255 domain-containing protein; this encodes MIHEVDEVLKSLLGGGALTGSGIDVSFEAPTRDWAARRNAPVVNAYLYDIREDVARRQSGRVSVRDERDIEVRRRRPPRWFRLSYLVTAWTKTPQDEHRLLSAVLATLLPREVLAPAELPPGLRALELSMPLTVAGTQTESRSLAEIWSALGGELKPSLDLVVTVPFPAFPEYDAGPPVTEGAVVRVRELPGEPARSGERSHRPHQVAAARTARKAAVPRKAAAPREDPAAREDAADRRADRR
- a CDS encoding AAA family ATPase, whose amino-acid sequence is MTGPLRERDDALALLAAETERTRAGTGGLVLLRGATGTGRTAVLEAAARHAAERGLRVLRARCSPEDTGVPLATVLHLLGPVSEFTDLVPGGDDRGSAARLWRLLRSYAAEGPLLLAVDDVHLADDSSRRWLVEAARRVDRLPVLLVATERSQYDIDPRPAGLTQALSPSLVRTHTLAPLSDAAAAGLVRAAFPAAGPGWTAECVRAGAGSPLLLHALLDDLRGIPHTGGDPYAEGVPYAGGVPYAGGDLHAGGVLNAEGVPYAEDDPRAEGDPHAAGDPHVGGDPHTGGAPHPVGLPPAQGVPPLPDTSAALYPGAYPAAVSWWLSGAGPATVDVARCLATLEQAWPPGPRDAPSVPPAARGEAGPAATSPGTSSGRDTVPAPEHPGPPGPDLYPRRTERDRYAWDAGGGGRDPHARHLLLAEAAGADPARVAGWLAAMTRLGLLRPDATGQPRYAHPLLRDAVLTGWPRSRREAAHRVAAEVMLRRGDRVEAVARHLLRTPAVGLPWALRVLRDAVTVAVHDARPDDAVGYLRRVLDEPLPDDLRQRLLTELGSLEYASADTPAAIARLAEAQHLPADPRNRVRTAVALGTALAGRGEIRTAMEVLRRTEGRLSGHPGLTRTVQTAGALLSDEDLATRQEVYRSLCETGANSPELVGTAGQALLVRYAATAALISAEEAMTRVRALLAQPTDPLAEPFLLGTAAAVAQWADELDEADRLVERGLAGQHPALLHPMQHALLNTRADIAAARGDHARLLAADGGPGRPSPSRTGPSNRDAHVLMALVHTGRTDEARRFADRFDLRAVPENWELNRFLYARGVLRAATGDPAGALHDFLECGRRQTAREVVSPVVTPWRTAVAECRLALGGGQEALALATEELRLARVWNTPRTVGRALRVLGTATGGRRGLELAEEAVRTLRDAPADADMELIPALLAQGRQLTAAGERGRARDCLREAAELAERKGAQRLLTLVGQALRGSGARGPATARTGSGALTGSERRIAELAADGRTNTEIAELLHLARRTVETHLTSTYRKLRIRRRTELPDALGRGRRRDAHPAPDGTTGTADTTGTVGTNGTIGITGITGTPRTPGTAQD